The following coding sequences lie in one Rutidosis leptorrhynchoides isolate AG116_Rl617_1_P2 chromosome 4, CSIRO_AGI_Rlap_v1, whole genome shotgun sequence genomic window:
- the LOC139904114 gene encoding uncharacterized protein — protein MDEFNSERSKSWNMYTDSPHSSPQIGGDDEGPWKNFGSSMNAISFGFVATAVLISMFLIMAIFEHLFRPNASFPLPQHDTDQLPHESRPMHKLVNPQPHVQTAYVSDISVVMPGQQYPTYIAHSAPLPCSREGVHWPNHNQHTCVFP, from the exons ATGGACGAGTTTAATTCAGAAAGATCAAAGTCGTGGAATATGTACACGGATTCACCCCATAGCTCGCCTCAAATAGGAGGTGACGACGAAGGTCCATGGAAGAACTTTGGGTCGTCAATGAACGCTATTTCGTTTGGTTTCGTTGCCACTGCAGTCTTAATATCAATGTTCCTTATAATGGCGATATTCGAACATCTTTTCAGACCAAACGCTTCGTTCCCTTTGCCACAACATGACACTGATCAACTTCCTCATGAATCAAGGCCAATGCACAAGCTCGTAAATCCACAACCACAT GTACAAACAGCTTATGTATCGGATATTTCGGTAGTGATGCCAGGTCAGCAGTATCCTACATACATTGCACATTCAGCACCTCTACCTTGCTCAAGGGAAGGTGTGCATTGGCCGAATCATAATCAACATACTTGTGTGTTTCCTTAA